A genomic region of Phragmites australis chromosome 2, lpPhrAust1.1, whole genome shotgun sequence contains the following coding sequences:
- the LOC133904758 gene encoding uncharacterized protein LOC133904758, with protein MAALRQPHLGRLERGPSERKYLSEKIFTVIRPFRHIPALRPEETGCGVYSRDLVIGHGAWSESLIAWSLASRVVADWSRGVTTVPDKHGIQHLLIFYRCESTCGGTPLFFTPTDTLVNTGRAEHGKNSAGIENPTVEVRFENLSIDAEAYVGKRGIPTAANFFMNKTEEALNLFCIIPTNKAKISVLHEISGIIKPSRLTLLLGPPGSGRTSLLLAFVGQLDSALKMSGIVTLNDRSRDTVILCSMPR; from the exons atgGCAGCTCTACGCCAACCACACCTCGGTCGACTAGAAAGAGGACCTAGCGAAAGGAAATACttgagtgaaaaaatatttactgTGATTAGACCGtttagacacatacctgccctgcgaccagaggagactggttGTGGGGTTTACTCCCGCGACCTGGTGATTGGTCACGGAGCTTGGTCGGAGAGCCTGATTGCGTGGTCGTTGGCTAGTCGTGTGGTCGCTGATTGGTCGCGCGGGGTGACCACGGTTCCGGACAAACATGGCATACAGCACCTGCTGATATTTTACCGGTGTGAGTCCACCTGCGgggggaccccactattctttacaccgacagaCACTTTGGTGAACACGGGGAGAGCTGAACATGGAAAAAACAG TGCCGGAATTGAGAACCCAACAGTTGAAGTTCGGTTTGAGAACTTAAGCATAGATGCAGAAGCATATGTAGGGAAGAGAGGAATTCCTACAGCGGCCAATTTCTTTATGAATAAGACGGAG GAGGCGTTGAACCTTTTTTGCATCATTCCAACCAATAAGGCTAAGATTTCGGTACTACATGAAATTAGTGGGATCATCAAGCCTTCCAG GTTGACATTACTATTAGGACCCCCAGGCTCTGGCAGGACTTCCTTATTATTGGCTTTTGTAGGACAGCTTGATTCAGCACTGAAG ATGTCAGGGATCGTTACCTTGAATGACCGCTCGAGAGACACTGTCATTCTCTGCTCGATGCCAAGGTAG